A genomic region of Bosea sp. 124 contains the following coding sequences:
- a CDS encoding metallophosphoesterase has protein sequence MFKLAHLSDPHLGPLAGFSLHQLIGKRATGYVNWRRKRRHAHDMEILALIVADIRAQMPDHVACTGDVAHIGLPDEFKTAVAFLDTLGPREAVSFVPGNHDAYARSSLKALASHLGPWVASDDGSIGYPWYRRRGNVALIGLNTGIPTMPLMATGRVGREQIARTEALLDRARDEGLIRVVLIHHPPYVGGARRSRELVDAAAFEAMLARKGADLVLHGHNHKFSLAWRPGVERDVPIVGVPSASIGPLGHGEMATWHLFRIEGDATAPHITVEQRGFELDGTVMLRQQIVLHTKPV, from the coding sequence GTGTTCAAACTCGCGCATCTGTCCGACCCGCATCTCGGCCCGCTCGCGGGCTTCTCGCTGCATCAGCTCATCGGCAAGCGCGCCACCGGCTACGTCAACTGGCGCCGCAAGCGTCGCCATGCCCATGACATGGAGATTCTGGCGCTGATCGTCGCGGATATCCGCGCGCAGATGCCGGACCACGTCGCCTGCACCGGCGATGTCGCCCATATCGGGCTGCCCGACGAATTCAAGACCGCCGTCGCCTTCCTCGACACGCTCGGCCCGCGCGAGGCCGTCAGCTTCGTGCCGGGCAACCACGATGCCTATGCCCGCTCCTCGCTCAAGGCGCTTGCGAGCCATCTCGGCCCCTGGGTCGCCAGCGACGACGGCAGCATCGGTTATCCCTGGTATCGCCGGCGCGGCAACGTCGCGCTGATCGGCTTGAACACCGGCATCCCGACCATGCCGCTGATGGCGACGGGGCGCGTCGGCCGCGAGCAGATCGCCAGGACGGAGGCGCTGCTCGACCGTGCCCGCGACGAGGGCCTGATCCGCGTCGTGCTGATCCATCATCCGCCCTATGTCGGCGGAGCGCGGCGCTCACGCGAGCTCGTCGATGCCGCAGCCTTCGAGGCGATGCTGGCGCGCAAGGGCGCAGACCTCGTGCTGCACGGCCATAATCACAAATTCTCGCTGGCCTGGCGGCCGGGTGTCGAACGCGACGTGCCGATCGTCGGCGTGCCGTCGGCCTCGATCGGCCCGCTCGGGCATGGCGAAATGGCGACCTGGCACCTGTTCCGGATCGAGGGTGATGCGACCGCCCCCCACATCACCGTCGAGCAGCGCGGCTTCGAACTCGACGGCACCGTCATGCTGCGCCAGCAGATCGTGCTGCATACGAAGCCAGTTTAG
- a CDS encoding N-acetyltransferase yields MTSLPLTIRHELPVDAPAIERLHERAFGPGRFARTAFRLREGVPPDPALTFAAHVGTFLVGSIRVTPVAAGGHTALMLGPLTVDPAFEGRGIGAALMNRSIEAARAAGYDLIMLVGDAPYYARFGFRVIPPGQLVLPGPADPTRFLALELAEGVLAERRGAVTALKAGA; encoded by the coding sequence ATGACATCGTTGCCTTTGACCATTCGCCATGAGCTCCCTGTCGACGCGCCCGCCATCGAGCGGCTGCATGAACGCGCTTTCGGGCCGGGGCGCTTCGCGCGCACCGCGTTCCGCCTGCGCGAGGGTGTGCCGCCCGATCCGGCGCTGACCTTCGCGGCCCATGTCGGCACCTTCCTCGTCGGCTCTATCCGGGTGACGCCGGTTGCGGCGGGCGGTCACACGGCGCTGATGCTGGGCCCGCTGACGGTCGATCCCGCTTTCGAGGGGCGCGGCATCGGCGCTGCCCTGATGAACCGTTCGATCGAGGCGGCGCGAGCCGCAGGCTACGACCTCATCATGCTGGTGGGCGATGCGCCCTATTATGCGCGCTTCGGCTTCCGTGTGATCCCGCCCGGGCAGCTCGTGCTGCCCGGGCCGGCCGATCCGACACGTTTCCTGGCGCTGGAACTGGCAGAAGGCGTGCTGGCCGAGCGTCGCGGTGCGGTGACGGCGCTCAAGGCTGGCGCCTGA